A stretch of the Porifericola rhodea genome encodes the following:
- a CDS encoding AraC family transcriptional regulator, whose product MCDQLLEKIKPEQIIENRKVYSGEYAELCLYETYQKAELISYGHLDNPVLLFMLSGKKVIHEDEKEVEHTFEFCPGESLVMAPHELVQIDFPDACPETPTRCLTLEIGHQLIRDTLGQLQEELNNELSSELYLDESLQCESVADSRINDAILRVCSYYTQPMDHAARKLLIQHTLQELILLMMQTKARHILMHKKGGAMPRLQLVVDYIMEHIQDDLSVEELAARACMSKPTFHRYFKKVLGVSPVDFVNKKRMQIARQLLLSEQKAVSDVCYAVGYNSTSHFIRSFKNYYGCTPKQYQKSHF is encoded by the coding sequence ATGTGTGATCAGCTGCTGGAAAAGATTAAACCTGAACAGATTATTGAAAACCGTAAGGTATATAGTGGTGAGTACGCAGAACTCTGTCTTTATGAAACATACCAGAAAGCAGAGCTAATCAGTTATGGGCATTTGGATAACCCGGTACTGCTTTTTATGCTCAGCGGTAAAAAAGTAATACATGAGGATGAGAAAGAAGTAGAACATACTTTTGAGTTTTGCCCCGGAGAGTCTTTGGTTATGGCACCTCATGAATTGGTTCAGATAGACTTTCCCGATGCCTGTCCTGAAACACCCACTCGTTGCCTGACCTTAGAGATAGGTCATCAGCTTATTCGTGATACACTAGGGCAGCTACAGGAGGAGTTAAATAATGAACTATCCAGTGAGCTTTACCTGGACGAAAGCTTACAGTGTGAGAGTGTAGCGGATAGCCGCATCAATGATGCTATATTAAGAGTATGCAGCTATTACACCCAGCCAATGGATCATGCAGCTCGCAAATTGCTAATTCAGCATACATTACAGGAGTTAATACTGCTGATGATGCAGACTAAAGCTCGTCATATTCTAATGCACAAGAAGGGAGGGGCCATGCCCCGTCTGCAACTAGTGGTAGACTATATTATGGAGCATATACAGGACGACCTTAGTGTAGAAGAGCTCGCTGCCAGAGCATGCATGAGTAAACCTACCTTTCATCGTTACTTTAAAAAAGTGCTGGGCGTATCCCCGGTAGATTTTGTCAATAAAAAGCGAATGCAGATTGCCAGGCAGTTATTGTTATCAGAGCAAAAGGCAGTAAGTGATGTGTGTTATGCAGTAGGCTATAACAGCACTTCTCATTTTATTCGTTCTTTCAAAAATTATTATGGCTGTACGCCTAAGCAGTACCAAAAGTCTCATTTTTAG
- the exaC gene encoding acetaldehyde dehydrogenase ExaC, whose protein sequence is MIHEKPAFKEMYDNFIGGKFVPPVKGNYFENISPVDGKPFTKIARSTKEDVELALDAAHEAKDYWNNASATERSRVLLKIADIMEDNLELLAAADTWDNGKAIRETLAADLPLAIDHYRYFAGVIRAEEGSVAELDSNTVSYNINEPLGVVGQIIPWNFPLLMAAWKIAPALAAGNCTVVKPAEQTPASIMVMMELIQDVVPAGVLNVVNGFGPEAGKPLASSPRVNKVAFTGETTTGRLIMQYASENIVPVTLELGGKSPNVFFKSVMDEEDEFLDKCIEGAVMFALNQGEVCTCPSRILIEESIYDAFIERVIARTKDIKVGNPLDTETMMGAQASNDQYEKILSYMNIGKEEGAEVLAGGDAFKMSGDYNGGYYIQPTLFKGHNKMRVFQEEIFGPVCSVTTFKDQAEAISISNETLYGLGAGVWTRNMHEAYQTARQIQAGRVWVNCYHDYPAHAPFGGYKKSGIGRENHKMMLNHYRQNKNMLVSYDKNPKGFF, encoded by the coding sequence ATGATACATGAGAAACCTGCTTTTAAAGAGATGTATGATAATTTTATTGGAGGAAAATTCGTGCCGCCAGTAAAGGGAAACTACTTTGAAAACATCTCTCCGGTAGATGGCAAGCCTTTTACAAAAATTGCTCGCTCTACCAAAGAAGACGTAGAATTAGCACTAGACGCGGCTCATGAAGCAAAAGACTACTGGAATAATGCCTCTGCTACTGAGAGAAGTCGTGTGCTGTTAAAGATTGCTGACATTATGGAAGACAATCTGGAGTTGCTGGCTGCAGCAGACACCTGGGATAATGGAAAAGCAATACGCGAAACGTTAGCAGCAGACCTACCGCTGGCGATAGATCATTACCGCTATTTTGCCGGAGTAATACGAGCAGAGGAAGGCTCTGTTGCTGAGCTGGACTCCAATACTGTATCGTACAACATAAATGAGCCTCTGGGAGTTGTTGGGCAAATTATCCCCTGGAACTTCCCTCTTCTGATGGCCGCTTGGAAAATTGCACCAGCATTAGCAGCGGGCAACTGCACAGTAGTAAAACCTGCTGAACAAACCCCTGCCAGTATAATGGTGATGATGGAGCTAATACAAGACGTAGTACCTGCCGGAGTACTCAATGTAGTGAATGGATTTGGTCCAGAAGCGGGTAAGCCCCTGGCCTCCTCTCCTCGTGTAAACAAGGTAGCTTTTACCGGAGAAACCACCACTGGGCGACTTATTATGCAATATGCATCTGAAAACATTGTACCTGTAACTCTGGAGTTAGGCGGTAAGTCACCCAATGTGTTCTTTAAAAGTGTTATGGATGAAGAAGATGAGTTTTTGGATAAATGTATAGAAGGTGCGGTAATGTTTGCCCTCAATCAGGGTGAAGTATGTACCTGTCCGTCCAGAATACTGATAGAAGAGTCTATCTACGATGCTTTTATTGAGCGTGTGATAGCTCGCACTAAAGATATTAAGGTAGGCAATCCGCTGGACACTGAGACCATGATGGGTGCTCAGGCCTCAAACGATCAGTACGAGAAAATCCTTTCATACATGAACATTGGTAAAGAAGAAGGAGCAGAAGTGCTCGCTGGTGGCGATGCATTTAAAATGAGTGGCGACTACAACGGAGGCTATTATATTCAACCCACTTTGTTTAAGGGCCATAACAAGATGAGAGTTTTTCAGGAAGAAATATTTGGGCCTGTTTGCTCGGTAACTACTTTTAAAGATCAGGCCGAAGCCATTAGCATCTCTAATGAAACACTTTATGGTTTAGGTGCTGGGGTCTGGACTCGCAATATGCACGAAGCTTATCAGACTGCACGCCAGATACAAGCAGGTAGAGTTTGGGTCAACTGCTATCACGATTATCCGGCTCATGCACCTTTCGGAGGTTATAAAAAATCAGGTATCGGTAGAGAAAATCATAAGATGATGCTAAACCACTACCGACAGAATAAGAACATGCTGGTCTCTTATGATAAAAATCCTAAAGGTTTTTTCTAG
- a CDS encoding DUF779 domain-containing protein: MSDTTATQKQYVPRVLISDDARKIIDDLRDIHGELMFHQSGGCCDGSSPMCYPADEFKTGDSDIYLGDIYGCKFYISRDQFEYWKHTQLTVDVTPGRGSSFSLEIPMGIRFIIRSRLFTEEELKHLFPVH; encoded by the coding sequence ATGTCTGATACTACCGCAACTCAAAAACAATATGTGCCCAGGGTACTTATAAGCGATGATGCCCGTAAAATTATAGATGATCTTAGAGACATACACGGTGAACTGATGTTTCATCAAAGTGGAGGCTGCTGCGATGGCTCTTCACCCATGTGCTACCCAGCAGATGAGTTTAAAACTGGAGATAGTGACATCTACCTGGGAGACATTTATGGCTGCAAGTTTTATATCTCTCGCGACCAGTTTGAGTACTGGAAACATACTCAGCTTACAGTAGATGTTACTCCGGGCAGAGGCTCCAGCTTTTCTTTAGAAATACCAATGGGAATCCGGTTTATTATACGCTCCCGCCTGTTTACTGAAGAAGAACTAAAGCACCTATTTCCTGTACATTGA